CATATagttacttaaatgtcctaacaAAAGCAATTTTTTCTGCCTATGTTATTGTAATACTGGTTTAAAAGCGCGCCACAGTGAAATTTTGCAGGAAGGTCCTAATATCAGCGCACAGGTGGGTTAAGTACTGTAGGGAGGAGAAAAATCATCACATAGTGATTTCTTGCATGTCTCAAACAGCTTCCCCTTCACTGCAGACAGGCTGAAATTGGCTAAATCGTCGATTGCAGTCTTTCTCTCTATGGATCTCAGCATTTTTGGACATAATTTAGGATATGtaagtattacaatttaatctggcataatttaatttacagttcAGCTGAAATTTTTGAATATGCTATTGACAAAAAGAtgttacttatatatatatatatatatatatatatatatatatatatatatatatatatatatatatatatatgcttttatCTGCCTTGTTAATGTTGCTTTTGCCTTTTGTAGCAGCGACTGATGAGGATTGAGGCTCTGGAACTTAGTAATACACGGTAGCTCCCCAGAGTATACTGGTGTTGATTAACCCCTCTTCCCCTCTATCAGCCCACAAGACAGTAGGAATGCCCCTCCAAGATAACAGAAGTTTTACACTTATTTCTTAAATAGAGTAGAGAAtgaataaagaaaacaatagtcATGAAATAAATTCATTGTTTCACTTCTCTTACGATCTCACCAAGAAatgtacaataaataaataaataaataaagttttgttcattttattttctttcaacaATAATACtctaaaatagaaaaacaacaacagttcTGATAGAATGCTCAAATGGTTCTCAGTTCACTCAAAAGTACATTACAGATGTTTCATTCCACATCGGATATTTTTCAGTTCAGAGTTAAAGTTTTACCTCAATGTTACAAGAATAGCCACCTGTTCAAAAACAGAAAGTCTCTTCATTTTCTTCAAAGACAggaaaaataatgttaaaaaaagaaaagaaaaatcaaacaGTCCTCCAATAGCATTCATGACTGCACCATAGATAAAAAAAAGCTCCACAGTCCACAAACGCAAATATAACATTAGaatacagaaacattttttttaaatgaccgcaCCTGAAGAAATATTATGGCTTACAATATCCAGTTCTGTGGGAATTATGTGGGAAGTTGTTGACATTAAGCCCCCCTGCTGGTACTTCACCTTCATATATGTGTGTCATTTTCAGGCCTAGAAGGCAAATCGTGACACTGACACACATCCTCTAGTCTAGTGGACCAGCGTGTGTATTAGATGCTTTGGCGTGATACTGGGTTGGACAGACAGCTGTGATAATTTTAGAATGTGTGGACCTTTCTGGGAGATGAAGTGCAGAGGGTGACTAAGATTGTGATAAAAGGGATGGAAATGTGTGAATTTCTGATAAATGTTTATAACGCAGGAGAGCAGTTGTGCTTGATATATGGGATACATAGCTGCTAGCGCCTCCTGGTGGTGAAGAAGAAGATCTGCGATGGAGTGAAAACATCTGTCTTGGTTTCTTTTCCTTTATTTATTCCTTTATTCATATAGTATTTTCAGACATAAATTCAAAGTAATCCAAAGTAAAACAATTTAAGTCCACTAATTGTATGGATTTTTAACCAAACAACATACACAATATACATTTCATTAATTAACCCAACAAATAATTGGAAGTTACTTGTGTTGTGTTTGTCTACAATAATTCTGTTGAAATTGGATGCAACTTTTGTTCTGATATTAATTTAACTTACAATGTTTTCACCATTAATTATCATCTCTTACTCTACAACCTTTGCTATACTCATTTACTAACCACTGACATGgctttaaagctattgttatcaaTTTGATTGTTACAAGCCTTTACACAACCTCATGTGCTTCATTAGGACCTTCTTTATTTACATGCTAAGAGATGTTTATTTTATAGGGATATGAATAAACCTCAAGAAAAGAATAAGTGAAAGTGaaaattaactgaaaatgaGGACAATAATGTGTGTGTTCTTACAGGTTAATGTATAAATCAGTGATTTGATGTTCTCAGATAAATAGGCTAATAGTAGGTAATAGTACACACAGCAGACACTAAATTAAGCTCAAAAAACAATGTATACATGGGATTTGAATATAAGTGGCAGAGTTGGTGCCCAGCAAAATCCCAAATTCATTTCTAGAACTGCAGATTTGCCTTATACATTATTAGGAGGATCGGGCCCTTCCTATCGGAGCAAGCTATACAACTCATCTcattgtccaagctcttgttctatccagactgggctattgtaatgctctcttaggtcttccagcatgcactgccAAGCCTCTACAACAGATCCAAGCCAAAGAGAGCACACATCACACCTCTCTTCAGGCACGTGCACATAGACATAAAAGGgggcttgagcccctgccctttttcttcctcaagagaaagtgcccttttttctgggatgctttttttaaaaaaataaataaataaatgaataaatattcctgtttgcgcacagcttccctgtcaaaaatatgtttactgaataaataataattaaaaaaaataataaataccaTATATTAGGTCGGCTTTGTCGAGTTCAGCTGCCCTCCCTCCGCGACACGCCACTGATTCCCGCACACGCGCCACATCCCACCTCAtgtttgctgctggctgaaaTCTTGTGCCAACTATTCCCAGGAAAATACAACTGCTGTCTGGTGAtgagaagcgaaaaagaaaaaaaagccctagatggattcatcccgtgcatttctttcaggcAGCCTATGTATGTGAAATTTGTGAAACTATTGTGAAACTATTTAAGGGTGAGATTTATTTACATGTTTAATGCCGCGTTAATAGTTTGACCACAAGCAACccatctgcctgatttgatactaatgtaatttatgtcatataataatttcaattattttaatgtgctatgcacaatatatattataatataataataataaatataataatatataatataaaaatatatatgttttaattatGGTGGTTAGCTTTAAACGTGGATTTGATCGTGCTGTGCTGTGTTgtgtaacaacaaaaatcaccaggcttttggcgccctctgcaggcatttgttataatatataatttatttataacatttcaGGGGAAAAAActcttgatgtgtttaaatgtgCAGATCAGcttgttttggttaatttagaagaaatctacagatgcaaacagatgaATGGTAGTACgcttaaaacaaacaccatCTAAATGTCTTTGGTTAGGGttaagttttctttccattagagtaaaagacagcaaaaattaaccaaaatcttaaaattgacCACTAcatgaaagaagtattccaataacaccaaaagaattaaaacgatttactgatttgtgcaaaataaacaaattattagtgaaactatgtccctctcctttgtgcagtcatttattcaaaatatatagctacttgaaaatagtAGTGGAGAAAACATGCACACTGTGGCATTATTTCCTTTGATGTTGCTCTTGTGATAAACCAATACTAAAGAAGAACATGGTCTTtgtgtgaactgattattttgtagaaatcaagaataaaacaattgtgtgagtgtgagggaattaaaataaattggtaAGGAAGTCAgagttgtcttaatatatttaagggtttattatttttttaaataaataattatattaagtgccctttttccacttgagcccctgccccccaaaatgtctgaGCACGTCTCTGCCTCTCTTCATCAGttcattaaatgtaaatgtttgtgATATGCGTGTCTGAATGACGCACCATTTATTAAAGCTATTTTTTAGCATGTGATCAAAACATGCAGTTAAATAATCAGGAGTGCTCAATTCTCGACAATAATGTAAAGGACATAACGTTTGAGGTTTCCTGGGTCATAAAACACTTCAGGTTTAAGACCAAGCAAAGATCACAAACTATAGATAAAAAAGATAATAGGATAATAGGAGTTTCAGATGAGTTTCAATCATAATGCTTCTATTTTCCTCTGAATTGGTTTACTGAATATCCTTGGACCTTAACTGGATGTGTTTTGATGatgatgttttgaaaaaaagtaataatgaaAAAGTCTGTATACTGGTAAAGGCTTAAATAATCAATGCGACCCGGACTCACagttataaaaaaagaaaaaaaaaaaaatcctccagTAACAGTAATAAAATGTCATTCAGAGTTACTTAGTAACAACTTTTCTGGAAATTTTCAAGACTCTCAATAGGGTCATCAAGGTTACTGAACAGCTGATGATAATGAGTAGAATCACTGAAGAACCACAtctgacttccagccacagctttagatgaaatcaactgaaaagaCATTAAGATCTCAGgagaggattaaacaactccacaaacatcattacttattactaaccagattgactttattttggTCATTTGTATgcagttcttattgagaattaacagaggtttagatgttgatgttgaaAATTTTGGTCACCGTCATTGTGATCAgtgtttcattcattcatttttttatatgtcAATAATTACTTTAATATACGTCCATTTAAGAAAACAAATCTTGCCACGTGTACTGTGCTAGACCAACTGGGACTAGTGCTTGCACTTGGATATTGTTGACCTATTTTTAAATCAGCTGCTTTTTATTGTTCTCTTCATCTGTGAGTTGCATGTGATAAAAACATGCAGATAATTAATCAGGAGTGATCAATTCTCGACATTAATATTAAGGACATGTGTGGTTTCCTGGGTCATAAAACACTTCAGATTTAAGACCAAGCAAAGATCACAGACAATAGATAAAAGTAATAAATGATACTGGAGATGATAATAGGATGCGAGTTAGATATGAGCTTCAAccataatacttttattttccTCTGAATTGCATTTACTGGTATTGAATATTCTGGATTTTAACTGAATCTACACTACATCTTCTCCACTGACATTTCCTTCAGAAATTGTAGAAACAGATTCATCAGTTTCACTtgatcccagaatgcatctgcGTGAACAAGAGTGGTGTGTGGTGCTGCAAAATGACTTGAATAGGAAGCAGTTTCAGCACAGGGATTCATAACTCTGGGTATAATGTGTCGCAGTGATGATgttatgaaagaaataatgaGAAAGTTTGAATTCTGGCAAAGGCATAAATAATCAATGTGACCCAGActcaaaatgataaaaaaatgataaaaaaaatataaatatatcctATTATCGTATCCTATTATCATCTCCAGTatcttttattacatttatctATAGTTTGTGATCTTTGCTTGGTCTTTAACCTGAAGTGTTTTATGACCCACGAAACCACACATGTCCTTTATAGTAGTGTCGAGAATTGAGCACTCCTGATTAATTATCTGCATGTTTCGATTTCCAGGACTCTCAATTGAGTCATGAAGGTGACTGAAGATATGATCAAAGCAAGCAGTAAAATAGGGTGCAATATGATCATGAAAATCAATAAGCCAAGTTAACAATCAACAAAAGAAACTATCTATTTGTCACAATTTCCTCATTTACTGTAGTTATTTGTATTGCTACATCTGAATTTATAAAGCTTGAGTttatatacagttgcaagaaaaagtatgtgaaccacttacAGAATctatgaaaatgtgaataattttaacaaaataagggagataatacaaaatgcatgttatttttaatttagtaatgtactaaatctttttatttagtaattttcacaatgaggacaattgagggactcaaacacaactatttaaaaaaggttcaaacattcactgatgctccagaaggaaacatgatgcattaatagATGGGGGGTGAAAATGTTTGAATTaaaaggtaaattgtacttaatttttcttctgggaaacatgcaagtatcttctgttgcttctgaagggcagtactaaaatatatatgtatatatatatatatatatatatagatagataaatatatatatatatatatataaatatatatatttcaagcggaagaaaaatttggacctcttcatcctgttcaaaagttttcaccccccgactcttaatacattgtgtttccttctggagcatcagtgaatgtttgaaccttttttaatagttgtgtttgattccctcagttgtcctcagtgtgaaaagacggatctcaaaatcattcagtcactgttggaaagggttcaaaaatgctaaagatggtggaaaactgaagaatctgcagaaGCTGgagaatttttctgaagaacagagctcagtttaactgtttaggacaaacaagagactcaagaacaaccatcacaaaacacacaaagagtcgtggatcatccaggtaaccacacacagtactgAGAATCAATGgatcacaaacttttgaacggggtcattttaataaattaagctattttttgtcttgtgaactaaatgcaaacatcttttatgtaaaatatcttatttaggacagtactaaataaaaaataacatgcattttgtatgatccctctcATTGTGTTAAAATTTTGCACATTTGCACAGACCACTGctagtggttcacatactttttcataaTGGTGTTGGTTGAATTCAGTGCTTTAATATTGTCTCAAATCTATGCAGTTCTTAGCAGAAAACTTTCGTTTTTTTAGAATTTTGCTTGATTTGAAATTTCTGAGATTATAAACTCCCATTTCCGTGTTGGTTATCTACAGTAAACAAATGATAACGTGTCTGTGTCTGCTATAAAAACCATGCTCCCATGTTCCTCCTCAACAGATTTCCTGAGTTTCCCTTTGGTTCACACCTTCAACATGCTGACGCTAAAGCTAAGCGGGATCCTTTGTAAGTAATGATTTAGAATCGACTCAACTGACATGATTTCAACTGTTCAATTCAGTGTTTcagtttgtttctgtttgactTTGATTTTCAGTGCTGCTGATCCTGTGCCAACATGGTAAGAACAGCAATTGATTCAACATAATCAAGTACAGAtctacattattttatttcaagtaattgtAATATATAATCTTGTATGTTTCCCCTCTGCAGGTATAGATGCATACGTGATCTGTGAAGGAAGATCTGGGATCCTCAGCTGTAGTGAGTAATTCAGTAGTTTTAATATTTCTCTGCCTAAACAGGACAGAATGAGAGAGTCATGAAGCAGTGGAAGAGAATTTCTTAAACTTTACCACAATTCTCAAGACCACAGTTTTCTTTGTCTTTATATCAGGTCGGGGAACAATAAGGATTATTAGAGCCACCTACGGACGGACCGATCACACAACATGTGCTCATGGGCTTCCAGCTTCTCAGATCTCAAATACGAAATGCAGAACACCAGTCACCATTATAGTTTCCTCTCGGTAAGATTGACAGATAACagtaaaatgtttacatttcattttatgtattttacaagAGCAAGGAAAATGTAATTCTTATGTCTATGGTACATTAAAGCTAATCTTACGTACTTATTATTTTCTCTCCATGAATCAGGTGCAATAGAAAAACGAGTTGTGTTGTTTCTGCATCAAACTCACTTTTCTCTAATCCTTGTCCTGGAACTTATAAATACCTGGATGTGACTCATAAATGTGTCTAAGtaagccatttttttttattatgtacaATTTTTATCCTAAATTTTGAAGTTTAATTGAATTACTAATCTTGACATTCTTTAGCTTTATACAAGCTATGTTGACGATAATAAATAACAATCTTTGTTcccttttgtttttactttataagGTGCGTTGTGAAGACTTCTTGTCAACTAAGTGCTTCAAACCCTGATCCATGTCAGCTGTCAATATCTGGAAGTGACTTACAGctgtaaataatattatttctcCAGccgtattttatgttttgtgtgttaTATATGAAAATGATCGCTATTATAGATGTTAGATGCtgctttataatattgtttTTGGTCTATCCATTCACTCCTCAGCGAAACAATACATTGAAATATGGGgttcagaataaaataaaaatttcataACAAACCTAATTTTACAATAATGGGAAACATCCTGATcctaaaatgctttatttttgtaaatgcatgtcatggctttcttttgattttgaggTGATTTTCTCTCATAAAAATGTTACACTATTATATCTatgtaaattactttttttttttaatgacgtttatcatattaatggaaaagaaTCATGTGATCTGGTGAGAAAACAACTCAAATTCTAGTAGAAGAATCTACAAAATGTAAGAGTTTTTCTTTAAAGCTGTTTTGTAACCATTTGTATTGTAAAGAATCACTATAAATAATGTGTAAAGAATGTTGTGAAacttaaaatatacaataaaactATTCTGACTTCAGTTTTATTGACAGCcacacacatactgtgttttgtttggtaatgttaataaaaagtcTTCAGTGCAGACTCAACATGTCTGTCTTTTATTTCTTAGTTGAACATgtgttttcttctttttatatcatatgttataatacatttatattatttatattataattatttatattgtaCTCCACACATAACACTTTAACAcagtgccatctagtggctttCTTCCAATCCAATACATCTTTATTGTCAACCAAGGTTGAAATTTGTCTTTGACCACACCAGCGAAACCAAATACACATACAGACACCTACTACAAGACACATAACAACCATCATACTGAATCACATAGCTTTTTGATTAATAAATCCTATCGCAGAAGGATCACAATATTAGTTTTTGCTCTAGGCATTAAAAATCATCTTCCAGAGGGCAAAAAAACTAATTGATCACACAGAGGATGAGTTGGGTCTTTTAATATACACTTCACTTTTCCAACACATCTTGAGGTGTAAACCTCACCCAACTTAACCTGTGGTCTGCCAATGCAATATTAGTAACTCTTGCCAGATTATTTTTCTGCTTGCAGTTAAGATGCCCATACCATGAGGTTAAATTATAGGTCAGCACACTCTCTACCAATGATTGACTCTACCAATGTCCAATATGTTTTGACTTACTCCAAACCTACCGATTCTCCGTATTAGGAATAGACATcgcatacatttttttcaaattattattagtgTTATCCACAAAACTCAGTTTACTGTCTATATCTGTCCCCCTAGTGAATCTAAGGTACAAATCTTCTCCCTGATTCAAAAGTCCTTTGCCCATTTATTGTCAACAAAGATGCATAAACCACCTCCAACCGGCTTGCATGACTTTTCCTTAACTCTGTCGGCTCTAATGATAGTATATCCATTTAACGTAGGATTCGGCTGATTTTTTTAGCCAAGTTTCTGTTAGGCAAACAAGATTACTCATTCTAAAATCACAATCAAATGCCATATTTGATCCAGTTTGTTGTTAATTGAGCGGACATTAGTCAATGCGATTACCGGCATGTCATCACATCCCCatttctttaaagaaaacactgaaaaataaacttaatgttaattttataaCACATTTAAACTTGCTCTTATTAAACAGTTAATACAActtataaacaaaacaaaacaaaaacaaaaaaaacattcacattTCCTCACTGCTATATTTAAAGCAATTTGTTACAGGTTCAATCTGTCAGTCTGTCTGGCTGTATCCCTTGACTTGACAGTTTATCTCCAAGAAACACAAGTTCTTACACACCAAActaacatttgtttttgtttagtttcaGTCGCTTTGATTTTCTGCAGCACTTTGGTCAGTCTGTTATTATGCTCCTGAAGCGAAGATCCCCAAATTATGTCATCAATGTATGCTCTTACTCCTTCAAGTGCTTCAATGATGTTCTCCATCGCTCTGTGGAATATTTCTGATGCATTTCTTGCTGGATTAAGAACCACAACCTTCATCTGAACCTCGCAAAGAAAGAGCTGCTTGTGGTTGGTgccaacccaacacttcatcacaacttCCTTCTCCATTCAGCTATAGGTTCATCAACCAtaactccttccaggacagccaggaaACCTTGGAGTTGTAATTGATGATCAGTTGAACTTCACAGACCACATTGCTAGAACTGCAGATTTGCCTTATTCAACATTAGGAGGATCAGGCCCTTCCTATCGGAGCAAGCTACACAACTcattgtccaagctcttgttctatccagactggactattgtaatgctctcttATATAGCAGGTCTTCCAGCAT
The window above is part of the Chanodichthys erythropterus isolate Z2021 chromosome 3, ASM2448905v1, whole genome shotgun sequence genome. Proteins encoded here:
- the LOC137017157 gene encoding L-rhamnose-binding lectin CSL3-like, with protein sequence MLPCSSSTDFLSFPLVHTFNMLTLKLSGILLLLILCQHGIDAYVICEGRSGILSCSRGTIRIIRATYGRTDHTTCAHGLPASQISNTKCRTPVTIIVSSRCNRKTSCVVSASNSLFSNPCPGTYKYLDVTHKCV